The window GACATGGCGTTCGTCGGCCGCGATTGGGACGCGTACATCGAATTGGTCTACGACTTGGAAGCACATCCGCCGTATCAGCTCGGCAACCGCTACGAACACCTCGCGCTCGAGATCGACGGCCCCCTGACCGACCTGGTGGAGCGCCTGCGCCGCGACGGCGTCAAGATCGTCAAGGAGCCCAAGAAGTCGCCGGGCGGAACCCGCGCGCTCGCCATGATCGAAGATCCCAACGGAATCGTCGTCGAACTGCTCGAGCCCAAGACCGGCCCGATCAAGTAGCCGCGTGGCCAGCGCCGAGATCATCACGGTCGGAACCGAGCTGCTGCTCGGCCAGCTCGTCGACACCAACACGACCTTCATCGCCAAGGCGCTGGCCGATGCGGGCATCGACGTGCACCGCGAGACGTCCGTCGGCGACAACGCGGCGCGCATCGCGGCCGCGGCGCGCGAAGCGCTCGGGCGCGCCGACTGCGTCATCATCGCCGGCGGTTTGGGCCCGACGGTCGATGACCTCACGCGCGACGGCGCCGCCGCCGCGACTGGACGCGCCCTCGAACTCCACGAAGCCAGCCTCGAGCGCATCAAAGCGATGTTCGCGCGCCTCGGCCGGCCGATGGCCGAGAACAACGCCCGACAAGCGATGATGCCGGCCGGCGCGATCGTGCTCGATAACGATCAGGGCACCGCGCCGGGCTTCATCGTAGAAGAAGATGGACGGGCGCTCATAGCGGTTCCGGGCGTACCGCGCGAGATGAAGGAGATGATCACCCAGCAAGTCGTGCCATGGCTCGTCAAGCGCTATGGCGTGGAGGCGACCATCGTCACGCGCGTGCTCAACACGATCGGCCTGGGCGAGTCCGATCTCGACGCGCGCATCGCCGACCTGTTCCACGCCGGCGTCAATCCCAGCATCGCCGTGCTGGCGCACTACGGCCAAGTCGACGTCAAGCTCACCGCCAAAGCCGCCACTCGCGCCGAGGCGATCGCGATGCTCGACGAGCTCGAACCGCGTATCCGCGAGCGGCTGCCCGATTGCGTGTACGCCGTGGACGGCGGACCGATCGAGCAGGTCGTCGGCGAGCTGCTGCGCGCGCGCGCCTGGACGCTGGCCACCGCCGAGTCGTGCACGGGCGGCCGCATCGCCACGATGCTGACAAGCGTCCCCGGCTCTTCGGATTATTACCTCGGCGGCGTGGTCTCGTATGCGAACGAGGCGAAACTGGATTTCCTCGACGTCGCGCCCGATCTCATCGAGCAGCACGGCGCGGTGAGCGCCGAGGTCGCGACCGCAATGGCCGTCGGCGTGCAGGCGCATCTGCGCGCGTCGTGCGCTATCGCCGTCACCGGCGTGGCGGGACCGGGCGGGGGCAGCGAAGAGAAGCCGGTCGGTCTCGTGTACGTCGCTCTGGCCGGCCCGGACGAGACCGCCGACGTGCGCAAGCTCATGCTGCCCGGAGACCGCGAGATGGTACAGCGCCGCGCGGCGATGGCGGCGATGACGATGCTCTGGAAGGCCGCGCGCTGATGCCGCCGGCCATAGAAACGCCGCGCCTCATCCTGCGCAGTTTCACCGAGGCCGACTTCGAGCCGTACTTCGCAGCGATACTCTCGCAGCGGCCGGTCATGCGCTGGCTCTCCGGCACGGGCGAGCCGCGCACGCGCGAGGAGGCCGTGCTCACCTGGGCGCGCCTGCTCAGCCCGGATCGCGATCCGCGCGACCGCTTCTGGGCGGTCGTCGACCGGGCGAGCGGCGATCTGCTCGGCCACGCCGTGCTCCAGCGGCTCGACAAGGGCGAGTTGATCGAGGTCGGTTACGCGCTCGGCGAGCGCTGGTGGGGCGCCGGCATCGCCACCGAAGCGTCTCGCGCGGTCGTCGACTTCGGTTTCGCCACGACCGACCTCGACATGATCGTCGGCATCGCGCGGCCTGAGAACGCCGCCTCGCGCCGCGTGCTCGAGAAGAGCGGCCTCACGTACCAAGGAACGCGACAGTATTATGGTCTCGACGTCGCCTACTACGAGCTTCGTCGCGCCGACCACAAAAAGGTCACCCCGGTCCCCCTTCAGAAAAAACGCGAGGAATGAAGCACCGTTCCAGCGGTTCCTGGTTTGTCTTTGCCTTGGTCGCGGCGGCATCGGTCGCGTCTATGGCCAATTCGTGCAACGGCAAGAGCAGCAGCAGCGTCGGTCCGACGCCGCCGCCTGGACCTACGCCGTTGACCGGCTGCAACGCCGGCGCGACGAGCATCCAGATCGCGGGCGAAGAAGCGTCGTTCTCCCGGCGCCTTCCCGGGCGCCAGCCGCGCCAGCCGTACGTCCCCGGCGAGCTCGCCGTCAAGTTCACCGGCACCGGTTCCGAGCCGGAGGTCGCGGCGGCGATGGCGCGCGTGCGCGCCGTGCAGGTGCAGCCGCCGAGCGAGCTCGGCTACGCCGTCTACAGCATCCCTCAGACGCAGGATCCCGCCGCTGCGGCCGCCTCTCTTGCGGGCACGCGCGGCATCGCCGAAGCCAAGCCTCTCATGGCACGCTATCTTCAGGATATCCCAGATGATGTCGACTTCGGCACCGCCGCGCAGCTGACGTCGCCGCAGACGGTCAATCCGGTGCAGTGGGACATGTACGCCATCCAGATGCCCGCGACGTGGACGAACTATAAAGGAAGCGCGGCGGTGACGATCGCGATCATCGACACCGGCTACGACGCTAATAACGTCGACATCTGCTCCAAAGTCGTCAACTCCGCGGTTTTCGACAAGGGCGGCGGCGCGCTGGATACCGCCGGCAGCGCGCAAGACATGGACGGGCACGGCAGCAACGTCAGCGGCATCGCCGCGTCGGTGACCAACAACGTCACCCGCTTTGCCGGCGTCGGCTGGAACACCGATCTTTTGGAAGTGCGCGTGTTCCCGACGCCGACCGTTTCGAATCCATCGCCGACCGCCAGCAACCTGGACATCGCTGCGGGCATCAACTGGGCCGTGGCCAACGGCGCCAAAGTCATCAATCTGAGCTTGGGCGCCCAGGGCACATGCGACACGACGGAGGGCAACGCCATCAACGCGGCGCTCGGCAAAGGCGTCGTCGTCGTGGTCGCCTCGGGCAACGACGGACTGGGGACGATCGACGCGCCGGCCGACTGCCCAGGTGTCATCGCGGTCGGCGCGACCGCGCTCGACGACATCAATTTTCCAAGCAACCCGCCTGAGGTCATCGCGGGCTATTCGAACTGGGGGACGAACCAGAACGGTTTGACGCTGGTCGCACCGGGCGGCGACCCATGCATCAACCAATCGCAGAGCAGCTGCACGCCGAGCCAGCCGCCCGACTATCTCCAGTGGATCACCAACAATTACTCGACGACGGCGCACTCGCTCGCGGGCCACGGCATCTTCATCGCGGGCACCTCGCAGGCGACGCCGCACGTCTCCGGCGTCGCCGCGCTGATGCTCACCAAGAACCCCGCTTTGACGTCGGCGAGCGTCAAGGTGCTGCTGCAGACCTATGCCACCGATATCGGCAATCCCGTCAAACAAGGCGCTGGGCTTCTAAACGCCACAGCGACCCTCCAACATACGTGACGTCGTGGTAGCGGCGCCACCGCGCGCAAGCGTCGCACCGTCAGCGCACCTCGCCCGAGTCCTCGGTTTCCTCGACCTGTCGATCCTGTCGTCGGCCAGCATGGCGCCGGCCTATTCGATCGCGGCGACGTTTGGCCTGATGATCGCAGCGGCGGGCGCGGGCGCGCCGCTCGCGCTGATCATCCTCACCGTGCCGGTCATGTTCATCGCGATCGCCTTCCATCGCATGTGCGAAGAACACCCGGATGCCGGTTCCACCTATGCGTGGGCGCGGCTCGCGTTCGGCACGCGCACCGGGGCGTTCTCCGGCTGGATCGTGATGCTCTCGTATTTCGGGGCGGCGATGGCGACGGTCGTGCCCGCCGGCGTGTACACGCTGCGCTTCCTCGATAACCCGCTCCACATGGTCGGACCGCAACTGGCCGACAACCCGTTTGCCGTCGCAATCGTGGGCGGCGCCTGGATCGTGGCCGCCGGGCTGCTGCTCGCCTGGGGCATGCGCCCGACCGCCGATGCGTCCGCCGTCTTCCTTATCCTCGAGCTCGGCGCGCTGTTGCTGTTCGCGGCATTCGCGCTGATGCATCCGGTGGTCCCGGGCGGCCACGCCGGATCGCTGCTCACCTGGGGCAGCGGCGGCGGCGCAGGTTTCCTCACCGCTATGGTGCTCGCCATCTGGGTCGCCGACGGCTGGGAGATCTCGACCTACACGTCCGAAGAGAATACCGGCTCGACCCGGCAACCGGGGCGCAGCGCGCTCGTCGCACTCGTGACCACCACCGCGATCATGCTCGTCTGCGCGGTCGCGTTCATGCGCGTCGCTCCGCTGTCGGGTCTGGCGGCGCACGCCACGGACACCCTTGCCTATGTCGCGGATCAGCTCGGCGGCGGCTGGCGCACCTGGGCCATGGTGCTGACCGTCATCGTGTCAACCGGCGCGACGCTGTGGACCGGCCAGCTCGGTCTGTCGCGCCTGCTCTTCTCCGCCGCGCGCGACGGCCTGCTGCCCAAAGCGTTCGGTGTCGTGCATCCGAAATTCGGCACGCCGGCGTTCAGCATCGGCGTCGTGACCGTCGGCGCGTTGATCTTGGCGCTTCTGCTCGGCCTCGAACCGACGGTGTATGCGAGCCTCGATGACGTCGACAACATCGTGTCGATCCTGCTCGGCATGACCTTCATCGCCACCGGAGCGGCGTGCGTGGTCTATTTCCTGCGCAAAGGCACGAAGTGGTTCGACCTCACGCGCGTGGTCCTGCCTGCGATCGGAACGATCGGCCTTGCCGCTCTGCTCATCAAGAACTTCCACGACCAGAGCCGCGTCGATCAGATCGCCGCCATCGGCTGCATCGTCGCCGGCATCGTCGTCGGCTGGCTCGCGCCGATAGCCACGTCGTCGTTCGCGAAGCGCACGACCAGTTGATCGCTGCCCTGTTCGCGGCGGCGGCGCTGCTCGTAGCGTCGCCTGCGTCGCCCGCTCCGTCCATGACCCCGACCGCGGCCGCTAGCCCGAGTCCGGCCGCCAGCGCCGCGCCGACGCCGGTGCGCACGGCTCCGCCGGGTGCGCACATGTGGCAGGGCATCGCACCCGGCACTCCGGCGGCGGGGCTGCGCAGCAAGCTCGGCACGCCGCTGCTCGTGCGCATCCAGCCCGACGGCTCGCTGCTGGATTGGTATCCCGGGCCGACGACCAACGCCTACATGATCGTGCGCGAGCACCAACAGGTCGTACAGTACGTCCAGGCGTTTCCGATCGACATCAGCGGGCCGCTCGATGGTTTGAAAGATCCGTACGGCGTCCAGCCCGGCTTCGACTACGGGCAGATCAAAGCGCTGCGCGGCGAAGCCAAAGAGGCCCGCCAGGTCGCCCCCGCCATTGCCGTCGCAGTCTATGAGGACCAACAGGGTTTCGTGTGGCTGTATGAGCTCACCGCCGCAGGCGTGCACGCGATCACGCTGTACGACACGCACGCGCCCTCGGCGCCGCCGCCCGAGCCCGTGCCGGATCCACACGACGGTTCGAGCCTGGGTCGCGCCTATGTGCTGCACGCGCACGACGAACAAGAAGGCGTGCGCTTCGAGCAGTACTACGCGACGCACCGCGGCGGCTGCTCGGCGTGGACGGTCGCGAACCAAACGCTGCTCTCGATCGGCGCACGCAAGATAGACCAACTCGACCTTGAGTGCATAGATACGAAGGACCACGCCAGCATGTTCTTCGACGTCACCTCCTTCATGGGCAAGACCTAGGTACGCTTCGCGATCACGCCGAACCGTGAGTATCGCACGCATCCGCGGAGGACTCGCATGGCACGGCCGATGACCCAGACCGAAAAAATCCTCGCCGCGCACGCCGGCAAAGCCGACGTGAGCCCCGGCGATATCATCTCGATCGACCTCGATCTCGTCATGGCCAACGAGCTGTCGGCGGCCGTCGCGATCACCGAGTTCCGCAAGATCAAAGGCGCGACCAAAGTCTGGGATCCCGGCAAGATCGCGCTGTGCCCGAGCCACTTCACGCCCAACAAAGACATCGCGACGGCGACGCTGTCGACGATGATGCGAGATTTCGCCAAAGAGCAGCACATCGTGCATTACTTCGAAGTCGGCCGCGGCGGGATCGAGCACGTCGTGCTGCCCGAGAACGGCATGGTCGGGCCGGGCGAGACGATCATCGGCGGCGACAGCCACACCACGACGTACGGCGGCGTCGGCGCGTTCGCGACCGGCGTGGGCAGCACCGATATCGCCGCGGCCTTCGCGACCGGCGAGATGTGGGTTCGCGTGCCTCCCAGCATCAAGGTGATCTATGAGGGCGCCTTGCGCCCCTACGTGCATGGCAAGGATCTGATCCTGACGACCATCGGCCGCGTGGGCGTCGACGGCGCCATCTACGCGGCGATCGAGTTCACCGGGCCGGTGGTCAAAGAGCTGCCGATCTCCGGGCGCTTCACGATGGCGAACATGTCGATCGAGGCGGGCGCGAAGAACGGCATCTTCCCCGTCGACGCCATGACCGAGGCGTATTGCGCGGCCGTCGGCAAGAAGAACTATACCGTCTACCACGCGGACAAGAACGCGCAGTACGAGTCGGTCATCACGATCGATTGCTCGAAGATCGAGCCGCAGGTCGCGCTTCCCTGGCTGCCCGAGAACACCAAGAACGCATCGGACCTCAACGACATCAAGATCCATCAGGCGGTCATCGGCACGTGCACGAACGGGCGCATCGAAGACATGCGCCAGGCGGCTGAGGTCCTCAAAGGGCGCTCCATCCATCCAGACGTGCGCTGCATCGTCATCCCCGGCAGCCAAAAAGTCTACAAGCAGTGCATCATCGAGGGTCTCACCGAGATCTTCATCGATGCCGGGTGCGTCGTGTCGACGCCGACCTGCGGGCCGTGCGTCGGCGGACATATGGGCGTCCTGAGCGAGGGCGAGCGCTGCATCTCCACGACGAATCGCAACTTCAAAGGGCGCATGGGCCACGTCAAGAGCGAGGTCTACCTCACCGGCCCGTATGTCGCCGCCGCGTCTGCGGTCGCAGGTTTTATCGCCAATCCCGAGCAGCTAGGCAGCCCCGTCGCGGTGTGATGCGGGCATGATCGCGTGCGCGCTCATCGTCCTGCTCGCCACGTCGGCGTCACCGTCGCCAACGCCGACACCATACAAACTGCTAGCCGTTCCCACGCCAGGCGCGACGCCGTGGAGCCCGCTCTCGCTCGCGGGCGTGACGCTGGGCGACACCCCCGACGCCGTGCGCGCGCGGCTGGGCGAGCCATCCGTCGAAAACGTGAAGCCCGAGATCACCGTCTGGACCTATCCGATGGACATGGGCCGCGTCAACCTCAACGTGTTCATCAGCCACGCGCGCGTCAACAGCGTCAGCGCGGCGTTGGCCAACGGCGCCAAGCAATCGAAGTTCGCGGATCCATACGGCGTGCATCTCGGCGACGGCGTCGACTCGATGACGTCGTCGCGCGGCGATCCGGGCGATCTGTCTGCCAACCGCAATACGTACGCCATCGGCCCAGGATTCAGGTGGATATACGAGTTCGATCATGGCGTCGCCGCGTCGGTGCTGCTCGAAGGGAGCACCACGTTGACCGGCCCGCTGCCGAGCGCGATCCCTGGCCCGCCCGGCCACGACGGCAGCAGCCTCGACAAAGCGATCCGATTCAAGGCGGGCAACCAGCGCCAAGCCGCGCTCGCGCAAGGCGTGTTCCTGGCCCAATTCTGCGACGGCCACGGCGGCTGGGTGCCGACCACGCGTGCGTTGCTGTCCAATCCGCAGACCGGCATGGCGGCGGTGATGTACGGCGTCACATGTTCGACCACGCAGCGCGCGGTCAGGTACTACTTCGACGTCAGCCGCTTGCCAAAGTAAAGGAGCGTCATGTCAAAGCTATTGAGTTTCATCTTGATCGCGTGCGCCGCGCTGCTTTTCGCCCGATCGAGCGTGCTGGCCGCCAGCGGCGGCGCGGCGGCTTCCGGCGGAAATCTCCTCCATGACGGCGACTTCTCAGCCGCGCCGAACCCCGGTTCGTACACCACGTATTCAAAGGGATCGACCGCGATCACGGGCTGGGTCGTCACGAAGGCGACTGTCGATCTGATCGGCACCTACTGGAGCGCGCCCGGCGGTCTGCGCAGCGTCGATCTCGATGGCACCCCCGGCTTCGGCGCGATCGCCCAGACCATCGCGACGACTCCCGGAAAGACATACTCCGTGAGTTTTCTGTTGTCAGGCAACGATGAGTGTCCTCCGACCGTCAAACACATGCGCGCCAGCGCGGCCGGTGTGCACGCCGATTATACGGTGAACGGGGCCGGAGTGCGTAAGAACGCGTGGGTGCACAAGACCTGGACCTTCAAGGCATCGGCTTCGAAGACGACGCTGCAGTTCGAAAGCAAAGATACGAGCGGCGGCGAGTGCGGCCCAGTGGTCGCCGACATCCGGGCGACCGGTTAGAGCGCCCAGAGGGCTTACGCGAGGCGCCGGTCGGCAAGGCGCCGGTTGCGCACCCGGAGAACACGCTTGACCGGAGGCGAACCGAACCGATGATTCTCAAAGGCACGGCGCACAAATACGGCAAGAACGTCGACACCGACGTCATCATCCCCGGCCGCTACTGCAACCTCATCGATCCGGTCGAGCTGGGCAAGCACGCGCTCGAAGACCTCGACGCGGAATTCGTGAAGAAGGCCAAGCCGGGCGACCTCATCGTCGCGGATACCAACTTCGGCTGCGGCTCGTCGCGCGAGGTGGCCGCGGTGGCGCTCAAAGGCGCCGGCGTGTCCGGTGTGGTGGCCAAGTCGTTCGCCCGCATCTTCTACCGGAACTGCATCAACACCGGGCTGCCGATCTTCGAATGCCCTGAGGGCGTGGACGGCATCAGCGACGGCGACACGATCAAAGTCGACGCGGATAACGGCGTCATCGTCAACGAGACGACCGGCAAGTCGTTCAAGGCGACGCAATTCCCGAAATTCATGCAGGACCTGATCGCCAAAGGCGGACTGCTGCGCTACGTCGAGCAGCGGCTGGTCGAGAAGAACGCCGGGAAGGGCTCGGTCGAATGAATTCGACCGCTACATAAGACGAGCGTGACGAAGACGTACAAGATCGCGGTCATCCCCGGCGACGGCGTCGGCCCGGAAGTGATCGACGAAGGGCTGAAGGTCCTCAAGCGCGCCAGCACGCTGTTCGGCTTCACGTATACGACGAAGTCATATCCGTTCGGCGCCGACCACTATCTGGCCACCAACGAGTTCATGCCGCCGGGCCAGCTGACTGAGTTCCGGACCATGGACGCGATCCTGCTCGGCGCTATCGGCGATCCGCGTCTGCCGCCCGGCCTGGTGGAGCGCGGCGTCATCGCGGCCACGCGCTTCGGGCTGGATCTGTACATCAATCTGCGGCCCATCAAGCTGTACGCCGAGCATCTGTGCCCGATCAAGGGCAAGAAGCCCGAAGACGTCGACATGATCGTCGTGCGCGAGAACACCGAAGATCTCTACACGGGCCTTGGCGGCCACTTCAAGAAGGGCACGCCGGACGAAGTGGTCATCGCCAACCAGATCTTCACCCGCACAGGCATCGAGCGCGCCGTGCGCTACGCGTTCGAGCTCGCGGTGCGGCGCAACGGCAAGAAGAAGCTCACGCTGGTGGACAAGGCCAACGCGATCGAGGTGCAGCAGCTGTGGCGGCGCACCGTCGAAGAGGTTGCGCCGGATTATCCCGCGATCGCCTACGATTTCGCCTACATCGACGCGGCTTGCATGTGGATGGTCAAGAACCCGGAATCGTTCGACGTGATCGTGACCACCAATCTTTTCGGCGACATCCTCACCGATCTGGGCGCGATGGTGCAAGGCGGCATGGGCGTGGCGGCCTCGGGCAACATCCATCCTGGCCAGGTATCGCTGTTCGAACCCATCCATGGCTCGGCACCGAAATACAAAGGCCTCAACTCGGTGAGCCCGATCGCCGCGATCGGGGCGGTGGGCATGATGCTCGACTATCTGGGCGAGTCGCGCGCCGCCGAGGCGATCGAGTCCACCATCCGCTCGCTGCTCTCCAGCAAGCGGATCCCGTCGCTGGATGCGTCGAGCGGGTTGAAGACATCGGAGATCGGCGACATGGTCGTCGCCGAGCTCGAAGGAAATGCAGTAGTCCCGGCCTCTTGAGGCCGGGCCCGCGCGCAAGAGCGCGGGACCACAAGAAGAGGAAGCATGAAAAACGGCAGACCGGAAGTCGTACTCGTCAACGCCGCGCGCACGCCGTTCGGCAATTTCGGCGGCACGCTGCGAGACGTGAGCGCCATCGACCTGGCGGTGATCGCGAGCAAAGCCGCGATGGAACGCTCGAACGTCGCGCCCGAGAAGATCGACCAGGTCATCCTCGGCAACGTGATCCAATCGAGCGCCGACGCCATCTATGCGGCGCGCCATGTCGGCCTCAAGGCGGGC of the Candidatus Eremiobacteraceae bacterium genome contains:
- a CDS encoding VOC family protein, which encodes MSRYLHTSIFVNDMDETIDFYTKKLGLKLLDKAHYPGNADMAFVGRDWDAYIELVYDLEAHPPYQLGNRYEHLALEIDGPLTDLVERLRRDGVKIVKEPKKSPGGTRALAMIEDPNGIVVELLEPKTGPIK
- a CDS encoding competence/damage-inducible protein A, producing the protein MASAEIITVGTELLLGQLVDTNTTFIAKALADAGIDVHRETSVGDNAARIAAAAREALGRADCVIIAGGLGPTVDDLTRDGAAAATGRALELHEASLERIKAMFARLGRPMAENNARQAMMPAGAIVLDNDQGTAPGFIVEEDGRALIAVPGVPREMKEMITQQVVPWLVKRYGVEATIVTRVLNTIGLGESDLDARIADLFHAGVNPSIAVLAHYGQVDVKLTAKAATRAEAIAMLDELEPRIRERLPDCVYAVDGGPIEQVVGELLRARAWTLATAESCTGGRIATMLTSVPGSSDYYLGGVVSYANEAKLDFLDVAPDLIEQHGAVSAEVATAMAVGVQAHLRASCAIAVTGVAGPGGGSEEKPVGLVYVALAGPDETADVRKLMLPGDREMVQRRAAMAAMTMLWKAAR
- a CDS encoding GNAT family N-acetyltransferase; this encodes MPPAIETPRLILRSFTEADFEPYFAAILSQRPVMRWLSGTGEPRTREEAVLTWARLLSPDRDPRDRFWAVVDRASGDLLGHAVLQRLDKGELIEVGYALGERWWGAGIATEASRAVVDFGFATTDLDMIVGIARPENAASRRVLEKSGLTYQGTRQYYGLDVAYYELRRADHKKVTPVPLQKKREE
- a CDS encoding S8 family serine peptidase, coding for MKHRSSGSWFVFALVAAASVASMANSCNGKSSSSVGPTPPPGPTPLTGCNAGATSIQIAGEEASFSRRLPGRQPRQPYVPGELAVKFTGTGSEPEVAAAMARVRAVQVQPPSELGYAVYSIPQTQDPAAAAASLAGTRGIAEAKPLMARYLQDIPDDVDFGTAAQLTSPQTVNPVQWDMYAIQMPATWTNYKGSAAVTIAIIDTGYDANNVDICSKVVNSAVFDKGGGALDTAGSAQDMDGHGSNVSGIAASVTNNVTRFAGVGWNTDLLEVRVFPTPTVSNPSPTASNLDIAAGINWAVANGAKVINLSLGAQGTCDTTEGNAINAALGKGVVVVVASGNDGLGTIDAPADCPGVIAVGATALDDINFPSNPPEVIAGYSNWGTNQNGLTLVAPGGDPCINQSQSSCTPSQPPDYLQWITNNYSTTAHSLAGHGIFIAGTSQATPHVSGVAALMLTKNPALTSASVKVLLQTYATDIGNPVKQGAGLLNATATLQHT
- a CDS encoding APC family permease — its product is MVAAPPRASVAPSAHLARVLGFLDLSILSSASMAPAYSIAATFGLMIAAAGAGAPLALIILTVPVMFIAIAFHRMCEEHPDAGSTYAWARLAFGTRTGAFSGWIVMLSYFGAAMATVVPAGVYTLRFLDNPLHMVGPQLADNPFAVAIVGGAWIVAAGLLLAWGMRPTADASAVFLILELGALLLFAAFALMHPVVPGGHAGSLLTWGSGGGAGFLTAMVLAIWVADGWEISTYTSEENTGSTRQPGRSALVALVTTTAIMLVCAVAFMRVAPLSGLAAHATDTLAYVADQLGGGWRTWAMVLTVIVSTGATLWTGQLGLSRLLFSAARDGLLPKAFGVVHPKFGTPAFSIGVVTVGALILALLLGLEPTVYASLDDVDNIVSILLGMTFIATGAACVVYFLRKGTKWFDLTRVVLPAIGTIGLAALLIKNFHDQSRVDQIAAIGCIVAGIVVGWLAPIATSSFAKRTTS
- the leuC gene encoding 3-isopropylmalate dehydratase large subunit, translating into MARPMTQTEKILAAHAGKADVSPGDIISIDLDLVMANELSAAVAITEFRKIKGATKVWDPGKIALCPSHFTPNKDIATATLSTMMRDFAKEQHIVHYFEVGRGGIEHVVLPENGMVGPGETIIGGDSHTTTYGGVGAFATGVGSTDIAAAFATGEMWVRVPPSIKVIYEGALRPYVHGKDLILTTIGRVGVDGAIYAAIEFTGPVVKELPISGRFTMANMSIEAGAKNGIFPVDAMTEAYCAAVGKKNYTVYHADKNAQYESVITIDCSKIEPQVALPWLPENTKNASDLNDIKIHQAVIGTCTNGRIEDMRQAAEVLKGRSIHPDVRCIVIPGSQKVYKQCIIEGLTEIFIDAGCVVSTPTCGPCVGGHMGVLSEGERCISTTNRNFKGRMGHVKSEVYLTGPYVAAASAVAGFIANPEQLGSPVAV
- a CDS encoding choice-of-anchor C family protein, with translation MSKLLSFILIACAALLFARSSVLAASGGAAASGGNLLHDGDFSAAPNPGSYTTYSKGSTAITGWVVTKATVDLIGTYWSAPGGLRSVDLDGTPGFGAIAQTIATTPGKTYSVSFLLSGNDECPPTVKHMRASAAGVHADYTVNGAGVRKNAWVHKTWTFKASASKTTLQFESKDTSGGECGPVVADIRATG
- a CDS encoding 3-isopropylmalate dehydratase small subunit; its protein translation is MILKGTAHKYGKNVDTDVIIPGRYCNLIDPVELGKHALEDLDAEFVKKAKPGDLIVADTNFGCGSSREVAAVALKGAGVSGVVAKSFARIFYRNCINTGLPIFECPEGVDGISDGDTIKVDADNGVIVNETTGKSFKATQFPKFMQDLIAKGGLLRYVEQRLVEKNAGKGSVE
- a CDS encoding 3-isopropylmalate dehydrogenase is translated as MTKTYKIAVIPGDGVGPEVIDEGLKVLKRASTLFGFTYTTKSYPFGADHYLATNEFMPPGQLTEFRTMDAILLGAIGDPRLPPGLVERGVIAATRFGLDLYINLRPIKLYAEHLCPIKGKKPEDVDMIVVRENTEDLYTGLGGHFKKGTPDEVVIANQIFTRTGIERAVRYAFELAVRRNGKKKLTLVDKANAIEVQQLWRRTVEEVAPDYPAIAYDFAYIDAACMWMVKNPESFDVIVTTNLFGDILTDLGAMVQGGMGVAASGNIHPGQVSLFEPIHGSAPKYKGLNSVSPIAAIGAVGMMLDYLGESRAAEAIESTIRSLLSSKRIPSLDASSGLKTSEIGDMVVAELEGNAVVPAS